GCCAGAGTTAGCTTTATTGATGCTATCGATAGATAAAAATCTTATCGAATTTATAGCTCTTTCATCGATTTTTTTCACTTTAAAACCTCCAATTAAAATTCGTTTTATTTACTTTATTATTTTACCATAATATATTCATTTTTGATAAAAAATCGCTTCAAAGAAAATACAATGAGATAAATATCCCATTGTATTTTGATTAACTGCTACTTATCTCTAGTTACATTTACACTTTCCTTTATAACTGCCTGAGCTGCTGCAAGTCTAGCTATTGGAACTCTATATGGCGAGCAAGAAACATAATCTAGACCTAATCTATGGCAGAACTCTACAGAAGATGGCTCCCCACCATGCTCTCCACAGATTCCAAGCTTAATATTTGCTCTAGTTTTCTTTCCTAAATCAACAGCTATTTCCATAAGCTTTCCTATACCCTTTTGATCTAGCACTTCAAATGGACTTTTTTCAAAAATACCTTTAGATTCATAATCAGATAAGAATTTACCTGCATCATCTCTCGAGAAGCCATATCCCATTTGAGTAAGGTCATTAGTTCCGAAGCTAAAGAATTCCGCCTCAGTAGCTATTTCATCTGCTGTTATTGCTGCTCTAGGAACCTCTATCATAGTTCCTATTAGGTAGTTTACTTTATCATTTCTTTCTTCAAATACTAATTGAATTTCTTCTTCTATTTCTTTTTTAACATATTTAAGCTCAACAACGTCTCCTATAAGAGGTATCATTATTTCTGGAAGTATAGACTCCATTCCAGATTTTTTTATATCTAAAGCAGCTTCGATTATCGCTCTTGTCTGCATTCTGTATATTTCTGGATAGGTAACAGCAAGTCTGCATCCTCTATGCCCAAGCATAGGGTTAAATTCAGCCAAATCTTCTATTCTATCTTTTAAATCTTCAAAAGCTATATTCATAGACTCCGCTAAAGATTTAATGTCTTCATCACCATGTGGCAAGAATTCATGAAGTGGAGGATCTAAAAGTCTTACTGTAACAGGCCTTTCTCCCATAGCCTCATAGATTTCATAGAAATCCTTTCTTTGCATAGGAAGAAGTTCATCAAGAGCTTTTTTTCTTTCCTCTAAAGTAGTAGACACTATCATCCTTCTAACTGCAGGAATTCTTTTCTCATCAAAGAACATATGCTCAGTACGGCAAAGTCCAATTCCTTCTGCCCCAAACACTACTGCTTGAGCTGCATCCTTAGGAGTGTCCGCATTGGTTCTAACTTTCAATCTTCTAAATTCATCTACCCAGGTCATGAATTTTTCAAAATTTCCACTTAGCTCTGGCTGAATCTTAATAATTTCTCCTCTATATACTGTTCCAGCACTTCCATCAAGAGAAATAAATTCTCCCTCTTTTATAATTTCATTCTTAACTTTAATAACTTTAGAAGCCTCATCAACTCTTATTTCACTACATCCAGCTACGCAGCATTTACCCATTCCTCTTGCAACAACTGCAGCATGAGATGTCATTCCACCTCTAGCTGTAAGAATACCCTCTGCCGCTACCATTCCCTCTATATCCTCAGGAGATGTCTCTTGTCTTACTAGGATAGATTTTTCTCCTCTAGCTTTCGCTGCAACAACATCATCTGCATGGAAATAAATCTTTCCAGAAGCAGCACCAGGAGATGCTGGAAGTCCTTTTGCGATAATTTGAGCATCTGCTAAAGCTTTTGGCTCAAACATTGGATGCAGTAACTGGTCTAATTGATTAGGCTCTATTCTCATTATTGCTTCTTCTTTAGAAATAAGATTTTCATCTACTAAATCAACTGCAACATTGATTGCTGCATGAGCAGTTCTTTTTCCAGCTCTAGTTTGAAGTAAAAATAATCTCTCATTTTCTATAGTAAACTCAATATCTTGCATATCCTTGTAATGGTGCTCTAGCTTTTTAGTTGCATCCACAAATTGACTGTAAACTTCTGGCATAATATCTTTTAGCTCAGAGATTTCATTTGGAGTACGTATACCTGCAACTACATCTTCTCCTTGCGCATTTATCAAGAACTCTCCAAAGAGTTTATTTTCTCCATCCGCTGGATTTCTAGTAAATGCAACACCTGTTCCAGACTTATCACCCATATTTCCAAACACCATGGACTGTACATTTACTGCAGTTCCTAAATCGTGAGGAATATCATTAAGCTTTCTATATATCATAGCTCTAGGATTGTTCCAAGACTCAAATACAGCTTTAATTGCAAGCTCTAGCTGTTTCATTGGATCTTGTGGAAACTCTTCATGCTTTTCTTCGAAATATACTTTTTTGTACATTTCAACTAAAACCTTTAAATCCTCACTATCTAAATCTGTATCGTTGTGAACTCCTTTTTTCTCTTTCATTTCCTCAAGTAAGGATTCAAACCTAACCTTTGGAATTTCCATAGCTACGTCTGAAAACATCTGAATAAATCTTCTATAACTATCATAAGCAAAACGCTCATTGCCTGTAGATTTTGCAAGACCTTTTACTGCTTTGTCATTAAGTCCAAGGTTAAGTATAGTATCCATCATTCCAGGCATTGAAAAAACTGCTCCAGAACGAACAGAAACAAGAAGTGGATTTTCTTCGTCAGAGAACCTTTTATTTAATGTTTTTTCTACTTCAGCAAGATGAAGCTTAATTTCATCTATTAGTGATGGCCATAGAGTTTTTCCTTCATCGTAGAAATTAATACAAGCCTTCGTAGTTATAGTAAATCCTGGAGGAACAGGAAGCCCTATATTAGTCATTTCAGCTAAATTAGCACCCTTCCCACCAAGTAGTGATTTCATTTCTTTTGAACCTTCATGAAAACTATATACAAATTTATTATCCATAATTAATTAACCTCCCATGAATATATCATAATTAATCTTTAAAAACCTTTATTCCATTACGTTTTAAAATACTAATAATAAGCTCTGCTGTCTCTTCAATAGCTTTATTCGAAACGTCTATTATCGGACAGCCTATTTTTTTCATGATTTTTTCTGCATAATCTATTTCATCTAATATCCTTTCCATACTCGCATAGCTAGAACCTTTAGGAAGTCCTAGAGCCTTTAATCTTTCTTCTCTTATCTCATTTAGTTTTGTAGGAGAATTCGTAAGCCCTATAACTCTTTTAGCCGGAACCTCGTATATTTCTTTTGGTGGTACTGATTCTGGAACAAGAGGAACATTGGCAACCTTTATGTTTTTATTTGCCAGATACATAGAAAGAGGAGTTTTAGATGTACGAGATATACCAAGAATTACTACATCTGCCTTTGATAGACCTCTTGGATCCTTTCCATCGTCGTATTTAACTGCAAATTCTATTGCCTCAACTCTTTTAAAATAAGCTTCATCTAGCTTTCTTATAGTACCAGGCTCTCTTGCTGGTTCCAAATGAGTTGACTCTCTAATAGCAGCTATAAGCGGGCTTAACAAATCCACTGCAATAAGCCCAGATTCAGCAGTAAAATCTTTTATGTATTCTATGAACTCTTTATCAACCAGTGTGTAAAAAAGTACTGCATTAGATTCATTTGAAGCCTCTTTTAATATTTCACTTAGAAGCTTTAAGTTAAGAACATAAGGAAATCTTTTTATCTCATAATCATCCAATTCAAATTGAGATATAGCTGCTTTTGCAACCTGTTCACCTGTTTCTCCTAGAGAATCAGATATTATATATACTGATAATATGCTCATTAGCATCCTCCGTTAGATTAGTTTTGTAATATCTCCATAAATAATCTGGCTACCGTAGTTTTCGAAAATCTTCCAACAACAACATACTGCTCGTTATTTCCTTCTTTTTCAATTTGAACTACAGGCAGACTATCTACTTCATGCTCTATTAGCTTTCTAAGTGCATCTTCTACAGTCTCATTTTCCTTGACACAAATGATATTCGGCATTCTTGTCATTGCCATACTAACTGGTATAGAAGATATATCTCCATTTCCTATTGCGCTTTTTAATAAATCCTTTCTGGATACTACTCCACTAAGATATTTATTAGATGTGATAAATATCGAGCCTACGTCCTCTAGGAACATGGTTACTATTGCACTGTGAATAGATACATTTTCCTCTATGATGATTGGTATACTCATTACATTTGCAACTTTTTTGTTGCTTATTTCTCTTATGCTATATGATTTAATTGCATTTTCTGTATAAAAATATCCTACCTTGGGACGTGCGTCTAAAAGTCCGCTCATTGTAAGTATGGATAAATCTGGTCTAAGAGTCGCTCTAGTAAGTCCTAGCTTACTAGCAATCTGCTCACTTGTAATGGGCTGGTCAGCTTTTACAATATCAATGATTTTTTGCTGGCGTTCAGTAATTTGAATTTTCCTCACCTCCATTG
The sequence above is a segment of the Acetoanaerobium noterae genome. Coding sequences within it:
- a CDS encoding pyruvate, water dikinase regulatory protein: MSILSVYIISDSLGETGEQVAKAAISQFELDDYEIKRFPYVLNLKLLSEILKEASNESNAVLFYTLVDKEFIEYIKDFTAESGLIAVDLLSPLIAAIRESTHLEPAREPGTIRKLDEAYFKRVEAIEFAVKYDDGKDPRGLSKADVVILGISRTSKTPLSMYLANKNIKVANVPLVPESVPPKEIYEVPAKRVIGLTNSPTKLNEIREERLKALGLPKGSSYASMERILDEIDYAEKIMKKIGCPIIDVSNKAIEETAELIISILKRNGIKVFKD
- a CDS encoding helix-turn-helix transcriptional regulator, whose protein sequence is MEVRKIQITERQQKIIDIVKADQPITSEQIASKLGLTRATLRPDLSILTMSGLLDARPKVGYFYTENAIKSYSIREISNKKVANVMSIPIIIEENVSIHSAIVTMFLEDVGSIFITSNKYLSGVVSRKDLLKSAIGNGDISSIPVSMAMTRMPNIICVKENETVEDALRKLIEHEVDSLPVVQIEKEGNNEQYVVVGRFSKTTVARLFMEILQN
- the ppdK gene encoding pyruvate, phosphate dikinase; this encodes MDNKFVYSFHEGSKEMKSLLGGKGANLAEMTNIGLPVPPGFTITTKACINFYDEGKTLWPSLIDEIKLHLAEVEKTLNKRFSDEENPLLVSVRSGAVFSMPGMMDTILNLGLNDKAVKGLAKSTGNERFAYDSYRRFIQMFSDVAMEIPKVRFESLLEEMKEKKGVHNDTDLDSEDLKVLVEMYKKVYFEEKHEEFPQDPMKQLELAIKAVFESWNNPRAMIYRKLNDIPHDLGTAVNVQSMVFGNMGDKSGTGVAFTRNPADGENKLFGEFLINAQGEDVVAGIRTPNEISELKDIMPEVYSQFVDATKKLEHHYKDMQDIEFTIENERLFLLQTRAGKRTAHAAINVAVDLVDENLISKEEAIMRIEPNQLDQLLHPMFEPKALADAQIIAKGLPASPGAASGKIYFHADDVVAAKARGEKSILVRQETSPEDIEGMVAAEGILTARGGMTSHAAVVARGMGKCCVAGCSEIRVDEASKVIKVKNEIIKEGEFISLDGSAGTVYRGEIIKIQPELSGNFEKFMTWVDEFRRLKVRTNADTPKDAAQAVVFGAEGIGLCRTEHMFFDEKRIPAVRRMIVSTTLEERKKALDELLPMQRKDFYEIYEAMGERPVTVRLLDPPLHEFLPHGDEDIKSLAESMNIAFEDLKDRIEDLAEFNPMLGHRGCRLAVTYPEIYRMQTRAIIEAALDIKKSGMESILPEIMIPLIGDVVELKYVKKEIEEEIQLVFEERNDKVNYLIGTMIEVPRAAITADEIATEAEFFSFGTNDLTQMGYGFSRDDAGKFLSDYESKGIFEKSPFEVLDQKGIGKLMEIAVDLGKKTRANIKLGICGEHGGEPSSVEFCHRLGLDYVSCSPYRVPIARLAAAQAVIKESVNVTRDK